One part of the Gemmatimonas sp. genome encodes these proteins:
- a CDS encoding YihY/virulence factor BrkB family protein, with translation MQTSLPTTLESWWDILRRVWNQAAEDNVPFLAGGLAFNILLALVPFVLLLIAGLSFLLGSEPAEAAVTVTRLLEQWLPNEAPSAGELLRGVVTEVLSTRGAVTIYSAITFAWFSTRLFGSLRSVLALIFDGADRSIVAGKLFDFLATIVATVAVVVYVVFSAYLDLAATRGFALLRTVGLQPNAMSGLEYAVGRLLAVSLVFALFYALYRGLPRRRPSVQVAAVAALTASILFEIARNVFALAVGAANPASLYTGTIAAIVAVVFWTYYCAFLFLLGGEVAQAYALRRAELAALRDSETRDSEARDSEARDTRVRPR, from the coding sequence ATGCAGACGAGTCTGCCCACGACGCTTGAGTCGTGGTGGGACATCCTCCGCCGCGTCTGGAATCAGGCGGCGGAGGACAACGTCCCTTTTCTCGCGGGCGGGCTGGCATTCAATATCCTGCTCGCCCTCGTGCCGTTCGTGCTGCTGCTCATTGCGGGACTCTCCTTCCTGCTTGGCAGCGAGCCGGCAGAGGCCGCCGTTACCGTGACGCGGCTCTTGGAACAGTGGCTCCCCAATGAAGCGCCCAGTGCCGGCGAGCTGCTGCGCGGCGTCGTGACGGAGGTCCTGAGCACCCGCGGCGCCGTCACCATCTACTCGGCCATCACCTTCGCCTGGTTCTCCACGCGCCTCTTCGGTTCGTTGCGCAGCGTGCTCGCCCTCATCTTCGATGGCGCCGACCGCAGCATCGTGGCGGGCAAGCTGTTCGACTTCCTCGCCACCATCGTGGCCACGGTGGCCGTCGTCGTCTATGTGGTGTTCTCGGCCTATCTCGATCTGGCCGCCACGCGAGGCTTCGCGCTGTTGCGCACCGTGGGGCTGCAGCCGAACGCCATGTCGGGACTCGAGTACGCGGTGGGGCGCCTGCTGGCGGTGTCGCTCGTGTTCGCGCTCTTCTACGCGCTCTATCGCGGGTTGCCGCGCCGACGCCCCAGCGTGCAGGTGGCAGCCGTGGCGGCGCTGACGGCGTCCATTCTCTTCGAGATCGCGCGAAATGTCTTCGCCCTGGCGGTGGGTGCCGCGAATCCCGCCTCGCTGTACACCGGGACCATTGCGGCCATCGTGGCCGTCGTCTTCTGGACCTACTACTGCGCGTTCCTCTTCCTCCTTGGCGGCGAAGTGGCGCAGGCGTACGCGCTGCGCCGCGCCGAGCTGGCGGCGCTGCGCGACAGCGAAACACGCGACAGCGAAGCACGCGACAGCGAAGCACGCGACACGCGCGTTCGCCCACGGTAA
- a CDS encoding YtxH domain-containing protein encodes MARDYDDDRVVVIEKDSSNGVGLLLLGLALGAGAALLFAPASGRETRERISREARRAARRAKDVTDEFGDKLAGQVERARSGVDERLGRARHAVNSRVDAVNDAVSASRDAAREARADIERAVANSKRAYADGRRAYSERASRSGMSGEPGAMADDRAPRDGAEGHADESAHDA; translated from the coding sequence ATGGCTCGTGATTACGATGACGACCGCGTGGTCGTGATTGAAAAGGACAGCAGCAACGGCGTTGGACTCCTGTTGCTGGGGCTCGCCCTGGGCGCCGGGGCCGCGTTGCTCTTTGCTCCGGCCAGCGGCCGCGAGACCCGCGAGCGCATTTCGCGGGAAGCGCGCCGCGCCGCGCGTCGTGCCAAGGATGTGACCGACGAGTTCGGCGACAAGCTGGCCGGGCAGGTGGAGCGTGCCCGTTCAGGGGTGGACGAGCGCCTGGGGCGCGCCCGTCACGCGGTGAACAGCCGGGTCGATGCCGTGAACGACGCGGTGTCGGCGAGCCGCGATGCGGCGCGCGAGGCGCGGGCCGACATCGAGCGGGCCGTGGCCAACAGCAAGCGTGCCTACGCCGACGGTCGCCGCGCGTACTCGGAACGGGCCTCGCGCTCCGGCATGTCAGGGGAACCCGGCGCCATGGCCGACGATCGCGCGCCGCGCGACGGCGCGGAGGGCCATGCAGACGAGTCTGCCCACGACGCTTGA
- a CDS encoding YbaB/EbfC family nucleoid-associated protein — translation MDIFKMLGQFKDMQARMQTMQEEMAQRTFSALAGGGMVTADVDGKMQLKRIQIDPSIMGDKDMVEDLIVVAVAEAQKKAADAMQMELQKVTGGIDLPFKLPF, via the coding sequence ATGGATATCTTCAAGATGCTGGGCCAGTTCAAGGACATGCAGGCCCGCATGCAGACGATGCAGGAAGAGATGGCGCAGCGCACATTCAGTGCACTCGCCGGCGGCGGCATGGTGACCGCCGATGTCGACGGCAAGATGCAGCTCAAGCGCATCCAGATCGATCCGTCGATCATGGGCGACAAGGATATGGTCGAGGATCTCATCGTCGTGGCCGTGGCCGAGGCGCAGAAGAAGGCCGCCGACGCGATGCAAATGGAGCTGCAGAAGGTGACGGGCGGCATCGACCTGCCGTTCAAGCTGCCGTTCTGA
- the recR gene encoding recombination mediator RecR, with translation MSVIDELTSELARLPGIGRKTALRLTYHLLRQPAAQSRRLAETLVALTERVRPCARCFNLTEQPVCPLCADPRRDATVLCVVEEASDIASIERAGEFRGLYHVLGGRLSPLDGVGPDDLSIGALLTRLDPEGVQEVILATNPSLEGEATALYVQRQLAGGAVRVTRIARGLPVGGDLEYADGVTIAQALAARREML, from the coding sequence GTGTCCGTCATCGACGAGCTGACCAGCGAATTGGCGCGGTTGCCCGGCATTGGACGCAAGACGGCCTTGCGTCTCACGTACCACCTGCTGAGGCAGCCGGCCGCACAGAGCCGGCGTCTGGCCGAGACGCTCGTTGCGCTGACGGAACGGGTGCGCCCCTGTGCACGGTGCTTCAACCTCACGGAGCAGCCGGTGTGCCCGCTCTGCGCCGATCCCCGCCGCGACGCAACGGTCCTCTGCGTGGTCGAGGAGGCCAGCGACATTGCCTCCATCGAACGGGCCGGGGAATTCCGTGGCCTCTATCACGTGCTGGGGGGACGGCTGTCGCCACTCGATGGCGTGGGGCCGGACGATCTGTCCATTGGGGCGCTGCTGACACGCCTCGACCCGGAAGGGGTACAGGAGGTCATCCTGGCCACCAACCCGTCCCTGGAAGGGGAGGCCACCGCCCTCTACGTGCAGCGCCAGCTGGCGGGGGGGGCGGTCCGGGTCACCCGCATCGCCAGGGGGCTCCCGGTGGGTGGCGATCTGGAATACGCCGACGGGGTGACCATCGCGCAGGCGCTCGCCGCGCGGCGGGAGATGCTCTAG
- a CDS encoding threonine aldolase family protein, translating to MSVLVSPTTPLDLRSDTVTRPSTAMRQVMALAEVGDDVLDGDPTTVALEAWTAAALGKECALFFPSGSMANQAALWVHTTPGTEVLCDAEAHVYHWEIAGAAALCGVQCRPVRSEAGVFHAADLRAHIRTPSKHAPEPSLVCLENTHNGAGGVVTSVEDMQEIQAVAREHALPVHLDGARLWNAATALQRPLAQLAAGADSVMVSFSKGLGAPVGACLAGTERFIHQAHRARKRFGGGMRQSGILAAAALYAAQHHYDRLAEDHASARYLAQVVNGVGGVRVVAPDTNIVMIDLPLPRAAAVVARAHELGVRVTEWHPARIRAVTHLDAPAGAVAEAAALLRQTFEEVLA from the coding sequence ATGTCCGTCCTCGTATCGCCCACCACACCGCTTGACCTGCGCAGCGACACCGTCACGCGTCCCAGCACGGCCATGCGGCAGGTCATGGCCCTCGCCGAGGTGGGGGACGATGTGCTCGACGGTGATCCCACCACGGTGGCGCTCGAAGCGTGGACGGCGGCCGCGCTGGGCAAGGAGTGCGCACTCTTCTTTCCCAGCGGCAGCATGGCCAATCAGGCGGCCCTGTGGGTACACACCACCCCGGGGACCGAAGTGCTGTGCGACGCCGAAGCGCACGTGTACCACTGGGAGATCGCCGGCGCGGCGGCGCTGTGCGGCGTGCAATGCCGACCGGTGCGCAGCGAGGCTGGGGTGTTTCACGCCGCCGACCTGCGCGCACACATCCGTACTCCCAGCAAGCACGCGCCGGAACCGTCGCTGGTCTGCCTCGAGAATACGCACAACGGGGCGGGGGGTGTCGTGACGTCCGTCGAGGACATGCAGGAGATCCAGGCGGTCGCCCGGGAGCACGCGTTGCCGGTCCATCTCGATGGGGCGCGCCTGTGGAACGCGGCCACCGCGCTGCAGCGCCCGCTCGCGCAGCTGGCGGCCGGCGCCGATTCGGTCATGGTGAGCTTCTCGAAAGGGCTCGGCGCCCCCGTGGGGGCGTGCCTCGCCGGCACGGAGCGGTTCATTCACCAGGCCCATCGCGCGCGCAAGCGATTCGGGGGGGGCATGCGGCAGAGCGGCATCCTCGCGGCGGCCGCGCTGTACGCCGCGCAGCACCACTACGACCGCCTGGCCGAAGATCATGCCAGTGCCCGCTATCTGGCGCAGGTGGTCAACGGGGTGGGGGGCGTGCGGGTGGTGGCGCCGGATACGAACATCGTGATGATCGACCTGCCCCTGCCTCGGGCTGCCGCCGTGGTGGCCCGCGCACACGAGCTCGGGGTTCGCGTCACTGAGTGGCACCCGGCGCGCATCAGGGCGGTCACGCATCTGGACGCACCGGCGGGCGCGGTGGCCGAAGCGGCGGCGCTGCTGCGGCAGACCTTCGAAGAGGTGCTGGCCTAG
- the dnaX gene encoding DNA polymerase III subunit gamma/tau: MSLALARKYRPRNFATVAVQSHVANTLKGAIARGRVAHGYLLCGPRGTGKTTLARVLAMALNCERRGEPALQGEPCGQCASCQRIWSGAASLDVVEIDAASNGGVADARDLRERAMYAPSGDDRYKVYIVDEAHMLSRDAWNALLKVLEEPPPRVVFVFATTESQKVLGTVVSRLQRFDLKRIGATEIRERLAAVLTEEGVRFEDEALGMIARAADGGLRDALSLTDQVLSLGETAEVTADRVTVALGLVPDDEYVALLDLILERRAGDIFAAVQRQADAGVDFVLLLAGLGRTLRALLAMSMGGALPDMSERLRAALQARTGRVSAGDLVRMLHALLEIEPMYRKSGQPQLLLETLLVRFALLDRTVELEEVLKGFGAGGGDDPPPRRVAHDARVASAYAMPPSPPPVVAPALAPAPAFVPPAPSPTATQHAAAAAAAQQEAAQRAPATAARRGQGGAPTVEQVKAAWPQVTAAVRSSGRGMVAEALQRLVPVAVSADGMVTLSHAAGDDTFAMPVERARADVLAALQANLPGVHGFTLQPTAPVAPAGAPATRATSKRLTAHDVQQQRTEQIAAKDPLLEAAVKALDLELLD; encoded by the coding sequence ATGTCCCTCGCTCTCGCCCGCAAGTACCGACCGCGGAACTTCGCGACCGTGGCGGTGCAGTCGCACGTCGCCAACACCCTCAAGGGGGCCATTGCGCGCGGGCGCGTTGCGCATGGGTACCTGTTGTGCGGGCCGCGCGGGACCGGCAAGACCACGCTGGCGCGTGTCCTGGCCATGGCGCTCAACTGTGAGCGGCGCGGGGAGCCCGCACTGCAGGGCGAGCCCTGTGGCCAGTGCGCCAGCTGTCAGCGCATCTGGAGCGGTGCGGCCTCCCTCGATGTGGTCGAAATCGACGCCGCCTCGAACGGCGGGGTGGCCGATGCCCGCGACCTGCGCGAGCGCGCCATGTATGCACCATCGGGCGACGATCGGTACAAGGTCTATATCGTCGACGAAGCGCACATGCTGTCGCGCGATGCCTGGAACGCCCTGCTCAAGGTGCTCGAGGAACCGCCGCCACGGGTGGTGTTCGTCTTTGCCACGACCGAGTCGCAGAAGGTACTCGGTACCGTCGTGTCGCGCCTGCAGCGGTTCGACCTCAAGCGCATCGGGGCCACCGAGATCCGTGAGCGTCTGGCGGCCGTGCTGACGGAAGAAGGCGTGCGCTTCGAGGACGAAGCGCTCGGCATGATTGCGCGCGCCGCCGACGGCGGTTTGCGCGATGCGCTGTCGCTCACCGATCAGGTCCTGTCGCTCGGCGAGACCGCCGAGGTCACGGCCGATCGCGTGACGGTGGCACTGGGGCTCGTACCCGACGACGAGTATGTGGCCCTGCTTGACCTCATCCTTGAGCGGCGTGCCGGCGACATCTTTGCGGCCGTGCAGCGCCAGGCCGACGCTGGTGTGGACTTCGTGCTGCTGCTGGCCGGATTGGGGCGCACCCTGCGCGCGCTGCTCGCGATGAGCATGGGGGGGGCACTCCCTGATATGTCGGAGCGGCTGCGGGCGGCGCTGCAGGCTCGCACGGGGCGCGTCTCGGCGGGCGATCTCGTGCGCATGTTGCACGCCCTGCTCGAAATCGAACCCATGTATCGCAAGAGCGGCCAACCACAGCTGCTGCTCGAAACGCTGCTGGTGCGCTTCGCCCTGCTCGATCGCACGGTCGAGCTGGAGGAAGTGCTGAAGGGGTTCGGCGCAGGCGGCGGTGACGATCCGCCGCCGCGGCGCGTGGCGCATGACGCCCGGGTCGCGTCGGCGTATGCCATGCCCCCGTCGCCGCCCCCGGTGGTCGCGCCGGCGCTGGCGCCCGCCCCCGCGTTCGTTCCCCCGGCTCCGTCGCCAACGGCCACGCAGCATGCGGCCGCCGCCGCGGCCGCCCAGCAGGAGGCGGCGCAGCGCGCCCCCGCTACGGCGGCGCGGCGAGGGCAGGGCGGCGCGCCCACGGTGGAGCAAGTGAAAGCCGCCTGGCCGCAGGTGACCGCCGCGGTGCGCAGCAGCGGGCGCGGCATGGTGGCCGAAGCCCTGCAGCGCCTCGTACCCGTCGCCGTGTCTGCCGATGGCATGGTCACGCTGTCCCATGCGGCGGGCGATGATACCTTCGCGATGCCGGTGGAGCGCGCGCGCGCCGATGTGCTGGCCGCGCTGCAAGCGAATCTGCCGGGGGTGCACGGCTTCACGTTGCAACCGACAGCGCCCGTTGCGCCGGCCGGTGCACCGGCGACACGCGCCACGTCGAAGCGCCTCACCGCGCACGACGTGCAGCAGCAGCGCACGGAACAGATCGCCGCCAAGGATCCCTTGCTCGAGGCGGCGGTGAAGGCCCTGGACCTCGAGCTGTTGGACTGA